In a genomic window of Bacillota bacterium:
- the spoIID gene encoding stage II sporulation protein D: MKRMVFFIVAFCFVVIIVLPSIIALRGCSFNVPPAPPQTSSPEISVYIEPQKKIVRMPLEQYLIGVVAAEMPASFALEALKAQAVAARTFALKRMRAFGGKGCLEHPGADVCTDYRHCQAWKSTDDMRRTWGYLEFIPYYYKISQAVRATEGYVITYHGELIDAAYHSNCGGSTDDAADVWSAPVPYLQGKPCNFHRGGQVFREQRVFSLEELERRLGVTFGVRKVTTQRVNGRVVEVISRDPMARPVEVLAQSPRGRVKTIRIGNRTFSAADLRDRLGLRSTRLSWRINGDSVLIQTTGYGHGVGMCQYGADGMARQGKSFEDILKYYYTGVEVVRLTTGVER; this comes from the coding sequence ATGAAGAGAATGGTTTTTTTCATCGTTGCCTTCTGCTTCGTGGTCATCATTGTCCTTCCCTCAATCATAGCTCTCAGGGGATGCAGCTTCAATGTGCCGCCTGCACCCCCGCAAACCTCGAGTCCTGAGATATCCGTATACATTGAGCCGCAAAAGAAGATCGTCCGGATGCCCCTAGAGCAATACCTTATTGGGGTCGTTGCGGCGGAGATGCCTGCTTCCTTTGCGCTCGAGGCACTCAAGGCGCAGGCCGTAGCCGCCCGCACCTTTGCTTTAAAGCGTATGAGGGCCTTTGGTGGCAAGGGGTGCCTCGAACACCCCGGGGCCGACGTATGTACAGACTATCGCCACTGCCAGGCCTGGAAATCCACGGATGATATGCGGAGGACATGGGGCTATCTTGAATTCATCCCTTATTACTACAAGATCTCGCAGGCTGTCAGGGCGACAGAGGGTTACGTCATAACCTACCATGGGGAATTAATAGATGCAGCTTACCACTCGAATTGCGGGGGCTCGACGGATGATGCAGCAGACGTATGGTCGGCCCCGGTTCCCTATCTTCAGGGGAAGCCCTGCAATTTTCACAGGGGCGGCCAGGTCTTTCGAGAGCAGAGGGTCTTCAGCCTGGAGGAACTCGAGCGGAGGTTGGGGGTCACATTCGGGGTGAGGAAGGTAACGACGCAGAGGGTGAACGGGAGGGTCGTGGAAGTGATCAGCCGCGACCCCATGGCCAGGCCGGTTGAGGTGCTAGCCCAATCCCCGCGAGGGCGCGTGAAGACGATCCGGATAGGGAATAGAACATTTAGCGCGGCGGACCTGAGGGATAGGCTCGGGCTCAGGTCGACCCGGCTTTCCTGGAGGATAAACGGGGATAGCGTCCTGATTCAGACCACCGGCTATGGCCACGGCGTGGGCATGTGCCAGTATGGGGCGGATGGTATGGCGCGGCAGGGCAAGAGCTTTGAGGATATTTTAAAGTACTATTACACAGGGGTTGAGGTGGTCAGGCTCACCACCGGCGTTGAGCGGTGA
- the murA gene encoding UDP-N-acetylglucosamine 1-carboxyvinyltransferase gives MTRIRIQGGRRLDGIVKISGAKNAALPIMAASLLSDGEVILEDIPRLEDVRTIQEVLRSLGVKIAAGQSSKSSVLRLDASDVRAVEAPYDLVRKMRASFLIMGPMLARFRYAKIFLPGGCAIGTRPIDLHLKGFESLGASIAREHGYVEATAGNGLSGGHVYLDFPSVGATENIMMAATLATGTTIIENAAKEPEVVDLASFLNAMGANIRGAGTNIIRIEGVKRLGGATHAILPDRIEAGTYMIAASITHGDVFVKNALPEHLKPLIAKLREIGVRVDEEATGIRVRSSVMLKSADVKTMPYPGFPTDLQAQVAALLSIAQGTSIITETVFENRFMYVDELKRMGANIKIDGRTAIIEGMPRLTGAPVKATDLRAGAALILAALVAEGETEVSEVHHIDRGYENIEIKLSKLGATIERVEREQAGPGLAGCLEGSKPLDIAI, from the coding sequence GTGACTAGGATCAGAATTCAAGGTGGCAGACGACTTGACGGCATCGTGAAGATAAGCGGCGCAAAGAACGCAGCATTGCCCATAATGGCGGCATCCCTTTTGTCGGACGGCGAGGTGATCCTGGAGGATATCCCGAGGCTGGAGGATGTTCGCACGATCCAGGAGGTCCTGCGCAGCCTCGGTGTCAAGATTGCAGCCGGTCAATCCTCGAAATCGAGCGTTTTGAGGCTGGATGCCAGCGATGTCAGGGCCGTAGAGGCTCCTTATGACCTTGTCCGGAAGATGAGGGCCTCTTTTCTTATTATGGGGCCCATGCTGGCCCGCTTCAGGTATGCCAAGATATTCTTGCCTGGTGGGTGCGCCATCGGGACCAGGCCCATTGATCTTCACCTCAAGGGTTTTGAGTCGCTGGGGGCCAGCATCGCTAGGGAACATGGGTATGTGGAGGCCACCGCCGGGAACGGGCTCTCGGGCGGCCATGTCTATCTCGATTTTCCAAGCGTGGGGGCGACCGAGAATATAATGATGGCTGCAACGCTGGCCACGGGGACCACCATCATCGAGAATGCTGCCAAGGAACCAGAGGTCGTGGACCTGGCGAGCTTTCTCAACGCCATGGGGGCCAACATCCGCGGCGCCGGCACCAATATCATCCGCATCGAGGGCGTGAAACGCCTCGGGGGAGCAACCCACGCGATCCTGCCCGACAGGATCGAAGCTGGTACCTATATGATAGCCGCTTCCATAACCCATGGGGATGTATTTGTCAAGAATGCACTGCCTGAACACCTCAAGCCGCTCATCGCCAAATTGCGGGAAATAGGTGTACGTGTCGATGAGGAGGCTACAGGGATCAGGGTAAGGTCCAGCGTGATGTTGAAGAGCGCTGATGTCAAGACCATGCCGTACCCCGGGTTCCCCACCGACCTGCAAGCGCAGGTGGCGGCATTGCTGTCGATCGCGCAGGGCACGAGCATTATAACCGAGACGGTATTTGAAAACAGGTTCATGTATGTTGATGAACTGAAGAGGATGGGTGCGAACATCAAGATCGATGGGAGGACGGCCATTATTGAGGGTATGCCCCGCCTCACGGGCGCTCCAGTGAAGGCCACCGACCTGCGGGCCGGTGCGGCCCTCATCCTGGCAGCGCTTGTTGCAGAAGGCGAAACAGAGGTATCAGAGGTTCATCACATCGATCGCGGATATGAGAATATCGAAATTAAACTCTCGAAGCTGGGCGCAACGATTGAGAGGGTTGAGAGAGAGCAAGCTGGCCCGGGGCTCGCCGGGTGCCTGGAAGGTTCTAAACCCTTGGACATCGCAATATAG
- the rho gene encoding transcription termination factor Rho: protein MNIAELESKTIPELYEIARGLQIAGYSKMRKKDLIFEILRVQIEREGLLFAEGILEIMPDGFGFLRVAGLSPSQDDIYVSPSQIRRFNLRTGDLISGQVRPPKENEKYFALLRVEAVNSADPEAASKRLHFEDLTPIYPNQRIKLETDPKEITTRMIDIMAPLGKGQRGLIVSPPKAGKTTVLKKIANAISANHPEIEILVLLVDERPEEVTDMERSVKGVVTSSTFDQPPDNHIRVAEMVLERARRLVEHKKDVIILLDSITRLARAYNLVEPPSGRTLSGGLDPSALHRPKRFFGAARNIEEGGSLTILATTLVETGSRMDDVIYEEFKGTGNMEIHLDRRLAERRIFPAIDIYRSGTRKEELLLTPEELDMVWLLRKAFGSLGIADTTELVLERLTHTKSNEEFRQLVVKSQFAENVRAVSGGSAP, encoded by the coding sequence CTGAATATTGCCGAATTGGAGAGCAAGACGATACCAGAATTATATGAAATCGCCCGTGGGCTCCAGATTGCGGGCTACTCAAAGATGAGAAAGAAGGATCTCATATTTGAAATCCTGAGGGTCCAGATCGAAAGGGAAGGCCTGCTATTCGCGGAGGGAATCCTCGAGATAATGCCGGATGGCTTCGGCTTTCTCAGGGTTGCGGGCCTGTCACCAAGCCAGGATGACATCTATGTCTCCCCGTCTCAAATACGCCGGTTTAACCTCAGGACGGGTGACCTTATATCCGGTCAGGTCAGGCCGCCCAAGGAGAACGAGAAGTATTTCGCCCTCCTGAGGGTTGAGGCTGTAAACTCGGCGGACCCGGAGGCCGCCAGCAAGAGGCTGCACTTTGAGGATCTCACGCCGATCTATCCAAACCAGAGGATCAAGCTGGAAACCGATCCAAAGGAGATCACCACGCGCATGATAGATATCATGGCGCCTCTCGGCAAGGGGCAGCGAGGGCTGATAGTATCCCCGCCCAAGGCCGGGAAGACGACCGTTCTCAAGAAGATCGCGAACGCCATATCCGCCAACCACCCCGAGATAGAGATCCTCGTGCTCCTGGTCGATGAAAGGCCCGAGGAGGTCACAGATATGGAGAGGTCGGTCAAAGGGGTGGTGACGAGCTCAACCTTTGACCAGCCGCCTGATAACCACATCCGGGTTGCCGAGATGGTTCTCGAGCGCGCCAGGAGGCTTGTTGAGCATAAAAAGGACGTGATTATCCTGCTGGATAGTATAACCCGGCTCGCTCGCGCGTACAATCTTGTAGAACCTCCTAGTGGCAGGACGCTGTCCGGAGGGCTGGATCCTAGCGCGCTTCACCGGCCCAAGCGCTTTTTTGGCGCCGCGCGCAACATCGAAGAAGGAGGAAGCCTGACCATCCTCGCGACGACTCTTGTGGAGACAGGGAGTCGCATGGATGATGTTATCTACGAAGAATTTAAAGGGACCGGAAATATGGAGATCCACCTCGACAGGCGCCTTGCCGAGCGGAGGATTTTCCCGGCGATCGATATTTACAGGTCCGGGACGCGGAAAGAGGAGCTGCTCCTGACGCCGGAGGAGCTGGATATGGTCTGGCTCTTGAGGAAGGCTTTCGGATCCCTTGGAATTGCCGATACAACTGAGCTCGTGCTGGAGCGCCTCACCCACACGAAGAGCAACGAGGAATTCAGGCAGCTTGTTGTAAAGTCCCAGTTTGCTGAGAATGTCAGGGCGGTCAGCGGGGGATCGGCCCCGTAA
- a CDS encoding M23 family metallopeptidase, whose protein sequence is MATTVRFTSGARLVGGLWSGFRLGLRSALRLRRGLAVGAVAAGLSIGLILAGQSFISTIATESTEMAHVAGPAGQAGQAGQRPEIQRTQSPNSGARGPKPPGFEREPGGQGAIQGAMEAMKTTEATETMMEPVNGEVAVGFGWVKHPLYDDWRYNGGWDIATVPGEEVRAALSGVVTDVDTAEGGPPEGRRVVLLHDNGVQTIYDHCEEILVGKGEEVQQGSVIGRVYDGGEPIGPCLHFEVHKGGKPVDPGAFLRLSPRR, encoded by the coding sequence TTGGCCACTACGGTGCGGTTCACATCAGGGGCGAGGCTTGTGGGGGGCCTCTGGTCAGGCTTCCGGTTAGGTCTCCGGTCAGCCCTTAGATTGAGGCGTGGCCTGGCTGTGGGGGCGGTGGCGGCCGGGCTCTCGATCGGGCTCATCCTGGCGGGCCAGTCCTTTATATCGACCATAGCAACTGAATCGACTGAGATGGCGCACGTGGCCGGGCCGGCGGGTCAAGCTGGGCAAGCTGGGCAGCGGCCGGAGATACAGCGGACACAGAGTCCGAATTCCGGGGCCCGGGGTCCCAAACCCCCGGGGTTTGAGCGGGAACCAGGGGGGCAGGGGGCTATACAGGGAGCTATGGAAGCCATGAAAACTACGGAAGCTACGGAGACTATGATGGAGCCGGTAAATGGGGAGGTAGCCGTGGGATTCGGGTGGGTGAAGCACCCTCTCTACGACGATTGGCGGTATAACGGGGGGTGGGATATAGCCACTGTGCCCGGCGAGGAGGTCCGCGCCGCGCTCTCAGGGGTTGTGACTGATGTGGACACGGCTGAGGGTGGCCCTCCCGAGGGCAGGAGGGTGGTCCTGCTGCACGATAACGGCGTGCAGACAATCTATGATCACTGTGAGGAGATTCTTGTCGGAAAGGGGGAGGAGGTCCAGCAGGGGAGCGTGATCGGAAGGGTCTATGATGGGGGAGAACCCATCGGTCCCTGCCTGCATTTCGAGGTGCATAAAGGCGGCAAACCGGTAGACCCCGGGGCATTCTTGCGGCTCTCACCCCGGCGGTAA